In Sphingomonas profundi, the sequence GGCCGCGCTCGACTGCCTGTCGGACGGGGGCTATGCCGGCTGCTCGCTGCAGCTGGTGGCCGATCGCGCCGGCCTGTCGCGCGGGGCGATGCTGCATCATTATGCCGCCAAGCTGGACCTGATGGCGGCGGTGATCGAATATGCGCTCTACAAGCGGATGGAGCGGTTCCTCGATCGCATCCGCCGCCTGTCGGACGAGGAGCGCACGGCACGCTTCCACGGCATCACCGTCGCCTATGAGAGCTGCCACGAGCGGGAGTATCGCGCCTATCTGGCGCTGCACCTCGCCTCACGCACGGATGCCGATCTGCGCCCGATCTTCGTCGAGCGCGCCCGCCGCTACGACCGCGTGTGGCGCGCCGAGATCGA encodes:
- a CDS encoding TetR/AcrR family transcriptional regulator; the encoded protein is MTHDALVTLLPDSLTHDGNIGEASWQRRKSLETRNVVLEAALDCLSDGGYAGCSLQLVADRAGLSRGAMLHHYAAKLDLMAAVIEYALYKRMERFLDRIRRLSDEERTARFHGITVAYESCHEREYRAYLALHLASRTDADLRPIFVERARRYDRVWRAEIEKVFPEWRDATQLDAMNDFVWVVVEGVALNSDIWEDPARARTVIDLVVNVVQQFHAGGLATER